One Thermosipho africanus Ob7 genomic region harbors:
- the rpmJ gene encoding 50S ribosomal protein L36: MKVQSSVKKRCEHCKIIKRKGRVYVICKVNPKHNQKQG; the protein is encoded by the coding sequence ATGAAAGTGCAATCCTCAGTAAAGAAAAGATGCGAGCATTGTAAGATAATAAAAAGAAAAGGAAGAGTATATGTAATTTGTAAAGTAAATCCAAAGCATAATCAGAAGCAGGGTTGA
- the rpsK gene encoding 30S ribosomal protein S11, whose amino-acid sequence MAKKTRRVVKRKKKLTVDRGVVHIKSTYNNTIITLTDPDGKVITWGSGGTAGFQGTRKGTPYAAQLAADQVAKEAVKLGMKKVDILVKGPGSGREAAIRTFQAAGLEIGVIKDVTPIPFNGCRPKKKRV is encoded by the coding sequence ATGGCCAAAAAAACACGTAGAGTAGTAAAAAGAAAAAAGAAATTAACAGTTGATCGTGGAGTAGTTCACATAAAATCAACATATAACAATACAATAATTACTTTGACCGATCCAGATGGTAAAGTAATCACCTGGGGTAGTGGAGGAACTGCAGGATTTCAAGGAACAAGAAAAGGTACTCCATATGCAGCACAGCTTGCAGCTGACCAGGTTGCTAAAGAAGCAGTCAAGCTTGGTATGAAAAAAGTTGACATTTTGGTAAAAGGTCCAGGTTCAGGAAGAGAAGCTGCAATAAGAACATTCCAAGCAGCTGGACTCGAGATAGGAGTAATAAAAGATGTTACACCAATTCCATTCAATGGCTGTAGGCCAAAGAAGAAAAGAGTTTAA
- a CDS encoding DNA-directed RNA polymerase subunit alpha: MEFVMPKRLKMEEHKESDDYYYARYVLSPLEKGYATTIGNTLRRVLLSSIPSLAITDVKFVRPEKYHEFDTIEGVKEDILEILLNLKKVQLSMEDYVEEPVELTIQHKGAGEIKAGDIIVPAGVSVTNPNLHIATLNEDADLEIKLYATIGKGFVPAAERNEKPDIGWIVLDGVYNPVLKVNWIAENVRVGKKTDYDKLVLEIWTKKNIKPSDALKKAVKIINDHFRIIEESFGEFDEENDIAEVSEVSTVEEEEVVDENDILSRKIDELDLSMRALNCLKRDKIETIGDLLSRGEEELLKIKNFGQKSLDEVKEKLMEKFGLSFGKGES; encoded by the coding sequence ATGGAATTTGTTATGCCTAAAAGACTTAAGATGGAGGAGCACAAAGAATCGGATGATTACTATTATGCACGTTATGTGCTTTCTCCTCTTGAAAAAGGTTATGCTACAACAATTGGAAATACATTGAGAAGAGTTTTGCTATCTTCAATACCTTCTCTTGCAATAACGGATGTAAAATTTGTAAGGCCAGAAAAATATCATGAATTTGATACTATCGAAGGTGTAAAAGAAGATATTCTTGAGATTCTTTTAAATTTAAAAAAGGTTCAGCTTTCAATGGAAGATTATGTAGAAGAGCCAGTTGAGTTGACAATTCAACATAAAGGTGCTGGTGAGATAAAAGCAGGGGATATAATAGTCCCAGCAGGTGTGAGTGTAACAAATCCTAATTTACATATTGCAACTTTAAATGAAGATGCAGACCTAGAAATAAAGCTTTATGCAACTATAGGGAAAGGATTTGTACCTGCAGCAGAAAGAAACGAAAAACCTGATATAGGCTGGATAGTTTTAGATGGAGTTTATAACCCAGTTTTAAAAGTTAACTGGATTGCAGAGAATGTTAGGGTTGGTAAAAAAACAGACTATGATAAGTTAGTATTGGAAATATGGACAAAGAAAAACATTAAGCCATCAGATGCATTAAAGAAAGCTGTTAAAATAATAAATGATCACTTTAGGATTATTGAAGAAAGTTTCGGAGAATTTGATGAAGAAAATGATATCGCTGAAGTAAGTGAAGTAAGTACAGTTGAGGAAGAAGAAGTTGTTGATGAAAATGATATTTTGAGTAGAAAAATTGATGAGTTAGATTTATCAATGCGTGCACTAAATTGCTTAAAACGCGATAAAATTGAAACAATTGGTGATTTGTTGAGTAGAGGAGAAGAGGAACTATTGAAAATCAAAAATTTTGGTCAAAAATCACTTGATGAAGTAAAAGAAAAGTTGATGGAAAAGTTTGGGCTCAGCTTCGGAAAGGGGGAAAGTTGA
- a CDS encoding adenylate kinase has protein sequence MNMVFLGPPGAGKGTYAKRLVEMLNIPHISTGDMFREAVASKSELGKKVEEILKRGDLVPDDLTNSIVKDRLSKEDCKNGFILDGFPRTVAQAKALDEIMRSLGKDLDYVIYFEVDEEEVVKRISNRRICSNCGKIYNLITLPPKVDGKCDVCGGNLYQREDDKEEVVRKRYKVYMENTYPVIEYYQKSNKLFTVNGALDVDSVIKEVLNIIRR, from the coding sequence ATGAATATGGTCTTCCTGGGGCCCCCCGGGGCAGGTAAAGGAACATATGCTAAAAGATTAGTAGAAATGCTCAATATACCACACATATCAACTGGTGATATGTTTAGAGAAGCAGTTGCTTCTAAAAGTGAGCTTGGAAAAAAGGTTGAGGAAATATTAAAACGCGGGGATCTAGTGCCAGATGATTTAACTAACTCAATTGTCAAAGATAGATTGTCTAAAGAAGATTGTAAAAATGGCTTTATCTTGGACGGTTTTCCAAGAACGGTAGCTCAAGCAAAAGCATTAGATGAAATAATGAGGTCGCTTGGAAAAGATTTAGATTATGTGATTTATTTTGAAGTTGATGAAGAGGAAGTAGTTAAAAGAATTAGTAATAGAAGAATATGTAGTAATTGTGGAAAGATATACAATTTAATTACACTACCTCCAAAGGTTGATGGAAAATGTGATGTCTGTGGTGGTAATCTTTACCAAAGAGAAGATGATAAAGAAGAAGTAGTAAGAAAAAGATACAAAGTTTATATGGAAAACACATATCCTGTAATAGAATATTATCAAAAATCTAACAAACTTTTTACAGTTAATGGTGCTTTAGATGTTGATTCAGTAATAAAAGAAGTATTAAATATTATCAGAAGGTGA
- a CDS encoding trigger factor codes for MEIKELSVDKNIVTKEFIFDSAEIQRAEKRTLNELNRKYTIEGFRKGKVPLSVFKARFGKDFYDYFVFEQLVEETYKSFEEESNLLLIPEIAEKEINSESARIVVNFHKKPVAKVDFEKIKVKVANKDQVLENYLDLRLKTLREENAVLEPKEGPAEFDDLVRVKTYVTNKETGKVLVDGNEDEYVLYKDDERPTIQNLVGHKKGDVVEFDREFQKGEEEKIVYNYKIEILDVYKRILPELTDEFVKNNLAEMHLETLDELKNKILEEGTKIYDDEIKHSIREQILAQLPEATELFISEKTIDYAVRLIVNNMKEEGKYEEYVKKYDSEDKAKEAIREYYVSELKKEAAIEKIAKEYNIERKATDEELEKYAEILAPYWGISVERAKVLVKERAEVRNEVENMIFVDKVLDKISENVEREIVDINKEGGEDEGNN; via the coding sequence ATGGAAATTAAAGAACTTAGTGTTGATAAAAACATTGTGACAAAAGAATTTATATTTGATTCTGCAGAGATACAAAGAGCTGAAAAGAGAACATTAAACGAACTTAATAGAAAGTACACTATAGAGGGATTTAGGAAGGGTAAAGTTCCTCTTTCTGTTTTTAAAGCTAGATTTGGAAAGGATTTTTATGATTATTTTGTTTTCGAACAATTAGTTGAAGAAACATATAAATCATTTGAGGAAGAGTCAAATTTGTTACTTATACCAGAAATTGCAGAAAAAGAAATAAATAGTGAAAGTGCAAGAATAGTTGTTAATTTTCACAAAAAACCAGTAGCAAAAGTAGATTTTGAGAAAATTAAGGTGAAAGTAGCAAACAAAGATCAAGTTTTAGAAAATTATCTTGATTTAAGATTAAAAACATTAAGAGAGGAAAATGCAGTATTAGAGCCAAAAGAAGGACCAGCAGAGTTTGATGATTTAGTAAGAGTTAAGACATACGTAACTAACAAAGAAACGGGAAAGGTTTTGGTCGATGGTAATGAAGATGAGTATGTACTCTATAAAGATGATGAAAGACCTACGATTCAAAATCTTGTAGGACACAAAAAAGGCGATGTTGTTGAATTTGATAGAGAATTTCAAAAAGGTGAAGAAGAAAAAATAGTTTATAACTACAAAATAGAGATTTTAGATGTTTACAAGAGAATTCTTCCTGAACTTACCGATGAATTTGTAAAGAACAATTTGGCTGAAATGCATTTAGAAACACTTGATGAATTGAAAAATAAAATTTTAGAAGAAGGTACAAAAATATACGATGATGAAATAAAGCATTCAATTAGAGAGCAAATTCTTGCACAACTTCCAGAAGCAACAGAATTGTTTATTTCAGAAAAAACGATTGATTATGCAGTAAGATTGATTGTAAACAACATGAAAGAGGAAGGTAAATACGAAGAGTACGTAAAAAAATACGATAGTGAAGATAAGGCTAAAGAAGCAATTAGAGAATACTATGTTAGCGAATTGAAAAAGGAAGCAGCAATTGAAAAGATTGCTAAAGAATACAATATTGAAAGAAAAGCAACTGATGAAGAGCTTGAAAAATATGCAGAAATTCTTGCTCCATATTGGGGTATTAGTGTTGAAAGGGCAAAAGTATTAGTTAAAGAAAGGGCAGAAGTAAGAAATGAAGTAGAAAATATGATTTTTGTTGATAAGGTTTTAGATAAGATTTCAGAAAATGTTGAGAGGGAAATTGTTGATATAAACAAAGAAGGTGGCGAGGATGAAGGAAATAATTAA
- the rpsD gene encoding 30S ribosomal protein S4, with amino-acid sequence MARYTGPQCKLCRREGMKLYLKGERCFTDKCAFDRRPFAPGDHGRDKKKLTQYGIQLRAKQTMKRIYGVLETQFRRYYETASRKSGDTRENLVVQVERRLDNVVYRLGFAVNRTTARQLVNHGHVLVNGRKVTIPSYQVRPGDVIEIREKSRDILPVKNAIELNKDKNRMPWLTVDYENYKGTYERNPKLEEVIDLPVDVQAIIELYSR; translated from the coding sequence ATGGCTAGATATACAGGTCCACAATGTAAACTTTGCAGACGCGAAGGAATGAAGTTGTACCTGAAAGGTGAAAGGTGCTTTACAGATAAATGTGCTTTTGATAGAAGACCTTTTGCTCCAGGTGATCATGGAAGAGACAAGAAAAAATTAACTCAATACGGAATTCAATTGAGGGCAAAACAAACAATGAAGAGAATTTACGGAGTTCTTGAAACGCAATTTAGAAGATATTATGAAACAGCTTCCAGAAAATCAGGAGATACCCGTGAAAATCTTGTAGTTCAAGTAGAAAGAAGACTCGATAACGTAGTATATAGACTCGGATTTGCAGTTAATAGAACAACTGCAAGGCAGCTAGTAAATCATGGACATGTTTTGGTAAATGGTAGAAAGGTTACTATTCCTTCTTACCAAGTAAGACCAGGTGATGTAATAGAAATAAGGGAAAAGAGTAGAGATATTTTACCAGTTAAAAACGCAATTGAGTTGAATAAAGATAAAAATAGAATGCCTTGGCTCACAGTTGATTATGAAAATTATAAAGGTACATACGAAAGAAATCCAAAACTAGAAGAAGTTATTGATCTTCCAGTTGATGTACAAGCAATTATCGAATTGTACTCGAGGTGA
- the infA gene encoding translation initiation factor IF-1: MDLSNKEDIIKMEGTIVEALPNAMFRVELENGHKILAHISGKMRKNFIRLVPGDKVVVELTIYDLTKGRIVYRKKS; this comes from the coding sequence ATGGATTTGTCGAATAAGGAAGATATTATTAAGATGGAAGGTACAATTGTTGAGGCTTTACCTAATGCAATGTTTAGAGTAGAGCTTGAAAACGGCCACAAAATCTTGGCACATATTAGTGGAAAAATGCGAAAGAATTTTATAAGGCTAGTGCCTGGAGACAAAGTTGTTGTTGAACTTACTATCTACGACTTAACTAAGGGAAGAATAGTCTATAGGAAAAAGTCATAA
- the clpP gene encoding ATP-dependent Clp endopeptidase proteolytic subunit ClpP — MKEIINQYVPMVVESNGKYERAYDIYSRLLKDRIVFLGSAIDDHVANLVVAQLLFLEAEDPDKDIQLYINSPGGSVSAGLAIYDTMQYIKCDVATICIGQAASMGAVLLAGGTKGKRFSLPNSRIMIHQPLGGAEGPAKDVEIMTKELLRIKNKINEILSFHTGQPIERIEKDTDRDFFMTPEEALDYGLIDKVIKPEDRK, encoded by the coding sequence ATGAAGGAAATAATTAATCAGTACGTTCCAATGGTTGTTGAAAGCAACGGAAAATATGAAAGAGCATACGATATATACTCAAGGCTTCTTAAAGATAGAATAGTATTTTTAGGAAGTGCAATAGATGATCATGTCGCTAATTTGGTTGTAGCCCAGCTCTTGTTTTTAGAAGCAGAAGATCCTGATAAAGATATTCAACTTTATATAAATTCGCCTGGTGGTTCTGTAAGTGCAGGGCTTGCTATATATGATACTATGCAGTATATAAAATGTGATGTTGCTACAATTTGTATAGGCCAAGCAGCATCTATGGGAGCTGTTTTGCTTGCTGGAGGTACAAAAGGAAAGAGATTTTCTTTGCCAAATAGCAGAATAATGATTCATCAACCACTTGGTGGAGCAGAAGGTCCTGCAAAAGATGTGGAGATAATGACAAAAGAGCTTTTAAGAATAAAAAATAAAATTAATGAGATACTAAGTTTTCATACGGGCCAACCAATCGAAAGAATTGAAAAAGACACAGATAGAGACTTTTTTATGACACCTGAGGAAGCTTTAGACTACGGTTTGATAGATAAGGTTATAAAACCGGAAGATAGAAAATGA
- the rplQ gene encoding 50S ribosomal protein L17, whose translation MRHRMKRHRIGRYGSHRKATLRNLSREIVEHGSIITTTPKAKAVQIFFEKLMTKAVKAKKADKKEREVALRREIFKALGDRRLVNKLVDEIAPKYLDRQGGYTAIYKVGPRRGDGAEMSLIKLVIEE comes from the coding sequence ATGAGACATCGAATGAAAAGACACAGAATAGGTAGATATGGAAGTCATAGAAAAGCAACTTTAAGAAATCTCTCAAGAGAAATTGTTGAACACGGTAGTATAATTACAACAACTCCAAAGGCAAAGGCTGTACAAATTTTCTTTGAAAAGTTAATGACAAAGGCTGTAAAAGCAAAAAAAGCTGATAAAAAGGAAAGAGAAGTTGCATTGAGAAGAGAAATATTCAAAGCACTTGGAGATAGAAGATTGGTGAACAAATTAGTCGATGAAATTGCTCCAAAATACTTAGACAGACAAGGTGGATATACAGCAATTTATAAGGTTGGCCCAAGAAGAGGCGACGGTGCAGAAATGTCATTAATTAAGCTTGTAATAGAAGAGTAA
- the rpsM gene encoding 30S ribosomal protein S13 gives MARIVGVEIPNDKKVEIALTYIYGIGRTRAKQICEATNIDPDKRVRELNDEEISKIATYIQQNFKVEGELRTEVMQNIKRLIDIGCYRGFRHKLGLPVRGQKTKSNARTRKGPRPSRIKKKK, from the coding sequence ATGGCTCGTATCGTCGGTGTTGAAATACCAAACGACAAGAAGGTAGAAATAGCGCTTACATATATATACGGTATTGGTAGAACAAGAGCAAAACAAATTTGTGAAGCAACAAATATTGATCCAGATAAAAGAGTTAGAGAATTAAACGATGAAGAAATAAGTAAAATAGCAACATACATTCAACAAAATTTCAAAGTTGAAGGTGAATTGAGAACTGAAGTTATGCAAAATATAAAAAGGCTAATTGACATTGGATGTTATAGAGGATTTAGACACAAATTGGGTTTGCCAGTTAGAGGTCAAAAAACAAAATCAAATGCAAGAACTAGAAAAGGTCCAAGACCAAGCAGAATCAAAAAGAAAAAATAG
- the map gene encoding type I methionyl aminopeptidase — MIYIKSKEEIEKIKIASQAVGTILSEAKKVAVEGASAWDIELLAEKILKELKCAPAFKGYNGYPYITTVSVNDEVIHGFPLKKKVFKKGDIVSIDVGAIYEGYYGDGAYTYIIGETDEIGTKLVEVTKKSLEIAIETVRAGIRLGDVSYEIQKYVEENGFNVVRDFVGHGVGKKLHEDPQIPNYGKKGTGVILREGMTIAIEPMVTEGGWHVVILDDGWTVVTKDGKRAAHFEHTLLVKKDGCEVLTRRGDGFVE; from the coding sequence TTGATTTATATTAAATCAAAGGAAGAAATTGAAAAGATAAAAATAGCTTCTCAAGCGGTTGGAACTATATTATCAGAGGCTAAAAAAGTAGCAGTTGAAGGAGCTAGTGCTTGGGACATTGAGCTTCTTGCTGAAAAAATTTTGAAAGAGTTGAAATGTGCACCTGCATTTAAAGGTTATAACGGTTATCCATATATTACAACTGTTTCAGTAAATGACGAAGTTATTCATGGTTTTCCTTTGAAAAAGAAAGTGTTTAAAAAAGGGGATATAGTTTCAATAGATGTTGGTGCAATATATGAAGGGTACTATGGTGATGGAGCGTATACGTATATAATCGGTGAAACAGATGAGATTGGTACAAAGTTAGTAGAAGTCACAAAAAAGTCTTTGGAAATAGCTATAGAGACTGTAAGAGCTGGAATTAGATTAGGAGATGTATCATACGAGATACAAAAATATGTTGAAGAAAATGGATTTAATGTTGTTAGAGATTTTGTGGGGCATGGAGTCGGGAAAAAATTACACGAAGATCCTCAAATACCAAATTATGGTAAAAAAGGAACGGGAGTAATACTCAGAGAAGGTATGACAATTGCTATAGAACCAATGGTTACTGAAGGCGGCTGGCACGTAGTAATTTTGGATGATGGTTGGACTGTGGTTACTAAAGATGGGAAAAGAGCGGCACATTTTGAACACACATTGTTAGTAAAAAAGGATGGATGTGAAGTTTTAACCCGGCGGGGTGATGGATTTGTCGAATAA